The genomic segment GGGGCCGCCGTCGCCGACTGCCAGTTCCCGCACGAAATCGACCGCGGCGGCGAGTGCGCCCGATTCGCCACCGCGGGCCATGGCCTCGTGAATGCGGCGGACCAATGCGCTGCCGACGATCGCGCCATCGGCAAACGAGCAGACTCCGTGGACCTGGTCGGCGGTCCCGATTCCGAAGCCGATGAGCACCGGGCGGCCTGATTGCTCGCGGATGCGCGTGACGTTCGCGGCGAGGTCGGTGGGCAGGGCGGCGCGCTCGCCGGTGGTGCCCTGGACGGATACGTAGTAGAGGAACCCGCCGGCGGCGCGCGCGATGCGTTGGGCGCGCTCGGGCGGCGTTGTGGGTGCGACGAGCATCGACAATCGCATATTTTGAGCGGCGCAACGGTCGGCGAGGTCGGCCGCCTCCTCCAGCGGCAGATCGGGCACGATCAGACCATCGAAACCGGCGTGAGAGGCTTCTTCGACAAATCGATCCGCGCCGCGACGGTAGACGATCGAAGCGGAGACCATTGCGAGGAGGGGATGTGGAAAGGCGCTTCGCACGCGCGTCACCATGGCAAGGATCTCCACGAGTCGGACACCGGCTGCTAAGGCGTGCGCGAAGGCGTGTTGAATGACGGGGCCGTCGGCGATCGGATCGGAAAACGGAATGCCCAGTTCGACGCCGCGGATCGGCAGCGCGGCAAGGCGCGTGAGCAGCTGCTCCGTGAAGGCGAGCGAGGGGAACCCGGCGGGAATGAACGGCCACAGACCCGGCGGCTGCTCGACGAGTCGGCGGTCGATTCGGTTGGTCGGTGGTGGCGAGGTCATGGGTTCAGTCGGTTCACGCTTGAGATTTCACACGTTTCACGCATTCAAGCATGGCCGCCCGAAATCGCGGCCATGTCATTGTTCGCGGCGATTCCGCTCGCTTAGCCCAGCATCGTGCCGCGGAGACGGGCGACCTCCACGCAATCCTTGTCGCCGCGTCCGGACAGATTCACGACTATTGTATCATTACGGCTCATCGTGGGCGCGAGGTTGACCACGTGGGCCACGGCGTGCGCCGTTTCCAATGCGGGGAGGATGCCCTCCAACCGGCTTAGCAACTCGAACGCGGCCAAGGCTTCTTCGTCGGTGGCCGATTCGTACCGCACGCGGCCGCTCGCCGCCCAATAGGCGTGTTCCGGGCCGACGCCGGGGTAATCCAGCCCCGCGGACACGGAATGCACGGCCTGGGTCTGGCCGTCCTCGTCCTGTAAGACATATGTATGCATTCCGTGCAGCACGCCGGGCCGACCGCGCGCGATCGTCGCGCTGTGCCGGCGGTCCAAACCCTCGCCGGCCGCCTCGACGCCGATCAGACGTACGCCAGCATCGCCAACGAACGGGTGAAAAATCCCCGCCGCGTTGCTGCCGCCGCCGACGCACGCGATGACGGCGGTCGGCAGCCGGCCCGTCGCCGAAAGCATTTGTTCGCGCGCCTCGCGTCCAATGACCGATTGCAGATCGCGCACGAGCATCGGGAACGGGTGCGGACCCATGACCGAGCCGATGACGTAATGCGTGTCCCCGACGGAAGCCATCCAGTCGCGCAAGGCCTCGTTGATCGCATCCTTGAGCGTGCGCTGGCCCGACTCGACCGGCACGACCTGCGCGCCGAGCAGGCGCATGCGATACACATTCAGTGCCTGGCGCCGCACGTCTTCGGCTCCCATATAGACGGTTGCAGGCATTCCGAACACCGCCGCCGCGGTGGCCGTCGCGACGCCGTGCTGACCTGCCCCGGTCTCGGCGATCAGCCGGCGCTTGCCCATCCGCCGGGCGAGGATGGCCTGA from the Planctomycetia bacterium genome contains:
- the trpB gene encoding tryptophan synthase subunit beta, translating into MSRTHPELPTSPDASGRFGDFGGQYVPETLMAALAELDAAYAAAKIDDAYWSELDGYLRDYVGRPSALYFARRLTEHLGGAQVWLKREDLNHTGAHKINNTLGQAILARRMGKRRLIAETGAGQHGVATATAAAVFGMPATVYMGAEDVRRQALNVYRMRLLGAQVVPVESGQRTLKDAINEALRDWMASVGDTHYVIGSVMGPHPFPMLVRDLQSVIGREAREQMLSATGRLPTAVIACVGGGSNAAGIFHPFVGDAGVRLIGVEAAGEGLDRRHSATIARGRPGVLHGMHTYVLQDEDGQTQAVHSVSAGLDYPGVGPEHAYWAASGRVRYESATDEEALAAFELLSRLEGILPALETAHAVAHVVNLAPTMSRNDTIVVNLSGRGDKDCVEVARLRGTMLG
- a CDS encoding tryptophan synthase subunit alpha, which encodes MTSPPPTNRIDRRLVEQPPGLWPFIPAGFPSLAFTEQLLTRLAALPIRGVELGIPFSDPIADGPVIQHAFAHALAAGVRLVEILAMVTRVRSAFPHPLLAMVSASIVYRRGADRFVEEASHAGFDGLIVPDLPLEEAADLADRCAAQNMRLSMLVAPTTPPERAQRIARAAGGFLYYVSVQGTTGERAALPTDLAANVTRIREQSGRPVLIGFGIGTADQVHGVCSFADGAIVGSALVRRIHEAMARGGESGALAAAVDFVRELAVGDGGP